AATTTGTGCGAAGCGTCCATCGCTGGATCGCAGCAGTGGGTCGGTCGGCAACGGCCTCTTGTCCCACAGGCTCTTGTTATTCCACCAGGTGACATCGGCCACGATATCCAACTCTTCCGCCCGCATCAGCAGTTCGACTTCGGCCGGATCGCGCGCCAGGTGTAAATCGCCGGCGTACCACTTTTCCTTGCGCATGTTCACGACGCGATGCAGGTCGACGACCTTCGTATCCTCAGCACCTCGTTCGATTTCGAAGTTGCCATAGCGAGTCTTGTACTCGGGCCCGTGTTCCATTTCGAACGTGTAACTGCCCGGCGCGAGATCGAGCGTGATCGTGCCATCGAACGTAAAGTGATCGTGCCAAAAGGGAGTCTTGGTTGGCGGACGAATCGCTTTGCCGCGGACGTCGCGCAGGATCATCCGCACGGCCAGCGGCTTGCCGGTGTCTTTATCGACCGCCTCGATCGTGAGTTCGCCGCGGCCGTTGGCAGCACTGGCGGCCGGCAATTGACAACCGATCAGCACGATCAAGGCAACCGAGCAAATTTCCAGGTATCGCATGCAACGAGACTTCCGCGCAAGACCTCTGTGACGATTCGACCAGCGCCCGCAATGCGCGCGCAGCGTGCCGCACAAACATAGGTCACGGATTCTGGCCCAAACTCTTCCATCAATAAACTTGAATTGATCGCTCCCGGTACGCTATTCTGCAGGCACCGCTCCCCGGCAGCCCACCTCTCTCCGTTGAGACTCGCGATGGCCACTTCAACCGCAGTCACGCGTTTGCTGAATCAATCCTCACGCCGTTCGTTCTTGCGAGCTGCGGGCGTAACTCTCGCGCTGCCGATGCTCGACGCGCTGCAACCCAAGTTGCGCGCGGGTGAGAAAAAGGTTGTGCCACGGCGAATGGTCTGCATTTGCACACCGCTGAGCGTGAATCCGAATTACTTCTTTCCCACCGATACGGGTCGCGACTACACACTCTCGCCCTATCTCGAACCGCTCGCCGAACTGCGGAACGATTTCTCCGTCATCTCGGGCTTGTCCCATCCCGATGTTGGTTCGAGCCACGATTCAATCTTCAGTTTTCTGACTGCCGCACCACATCCCGAGATTCGTGCGGGCTTTCGGAACTCGATTTCGCTCGATCAATTTGCCGCGGAGCATTTGGGAGGCCAAACGCGCTTTCCGAGTTTGTCTTTATCGGCCGAAGGCTTTGGGTTGTCGTGGACGCGCAGCGGAGCGCTCGTGCCGCCGGACCTTTATCCCGCCAGTGTCTTTGCCAAGATGTTTCTCGATGGCAGGCCCGACGAAGTCGAATCCCAAAAGCGCAGGCTGCGGAATGGTAAGAGCATCCTCGATACGCTGCACGCCCAGGCGAAGCAATTGAATCCGGCCATCGGCACGCGCGACCGGGAAAAGCTGGACGAGTACTTCACCAGCGTGCGTGAACTCGAACAGCGGATGGTGGTGCAGCAGGAGTGGGCGAATCGACCCAAGCCGAAAGTCGATGCCAAGCAGCCCGCGAACAACATGAACTCGGCCGATCTTATCGGCAAGAACCGCCTGATGTTCGATTTGATTCACCTGGCCATTCAAACCGACTCGACGCGGCTGATCACCATGCTGCTGCTCGGCACCAGCAATGTGCCGCCGATTCAAGGGATCTCAGCGGGGCACCACGACCTGTCGCATCACGGGCAGGATCCGAAGAAGATCGAGCAGCTGAAGATTCTTGAGCTCGAGAAGATGAAGACCGTGCAGGAGTTGCTCTCCAAGCTAAAGAACACGCAGGAAGAGGGGGAGTCGCTGCTCGACCGGACGATGGTCTACTTCAGCAGCAATTTGGGGAACGCCAGCAATCACTCGACCAAGAACTTGCCGATTCTGTTTGCCGGCGGCGGCTTCAATCATGGCCAGCATCTGGCCTTCGATCCTAAATCGCCACCGCCACTGAGCAATCTTTATCTTTCAATGCTTCATCGCTTGGGCATTCCCAGCGACAAGTTTGGCTCCAGTAGCGGCACTCTCACCGGGCTGGCAGCGAAAGCGTAGCGCGCAATCAGCAACCAACGCATGCGATATTCCACCGGGCGAGTTCGCTGTTGGAGTGCGAACTCGCTGCGCTTGTTGATGCCGCAAGTTTTCTGGAGAACTACACCGGCAGCACAATCTCGCGACCTTCGACATCGCGAAGATCGATTTCCAGGTGTTCGGGGAACACCGTCGCCGAGCTGAGAATCTGCACGCTCATGTTGCAGTCATCTTCCAGCCGGGTGATCTCGCGTCGCTTCTTGTTGTTCAAGTAAGCGCCAACGGGCTCCGAAACCTTGACCGTAGCCCGGGCAATCTTCGGCTGTTGGCTGGCGAGCATCAGCAGGCGAACGACTTCAATCGCCATGCTTTCGGCAGTCTTCACCACACCACGGCCCGTGCAGCAGGGGCAGTCGCTATAAACAGCCGTCTTCAAGCTGGGGCGAATCCGCTGGCGAGTCATTTCGATCAAACCGAAGGGACTCGTTCGCAGAATCTTGGTGCGGGCGCGGTCGCGGCGCATCGCGTCGCGCAGGGCCCGTTCGACACCGCGGCGATGCTTCTCACGACGCATGTCGATGAAGTCGTTCACTACGACACCGCCCAGATCGCGCAGCCGCAATTGGCGGGCAATTTCCTTCGCCGCCGAGATGTTCAGCTTGAAGGCACTCGTTTCGGCATCGTCGCCGGTGCGGAAGTTACCGCTATTCACGTCGATGGCGACGAGCGCTTCGGTTTGATCGATGACAATCGAACCACCCCCGCGGAGCGGCACCTTGCGCTTGTGAATACCAGCGATTTCCTGATCCAACTTGTATTTGTGGAACAGTGGCTCGCGGCCGTCGTAATGATGCAACCGGTTCACGTGCCGCGGCATCACCAGCTGCAAGAATTCTTTGGCCCGTTCATAGGCATCGGCCTGGTCGATGTAGATGGCATCGATCTCGGCGGTGAAGATGTCGCGAATGGTCCGGATGATCATGTCGCTTTCTTCGTAAATCACGCCTGGTCCAGTGGTCTTTCGCAAGCGGCGAACGATCACCTTCCACAGTCGCAGCAGATAGGCCATGTCGCGCGAAAGTTCCTTCTTCGCCCGATCCTGACCAGCAGTCCGCACGATGAAGCCCAGCCCCTTCGGCGGATTAAGTTCCAGCAGCGTGTCTCGCAGGGTGCGGCGCAGTTGATCGTCTTCGATCTTGCGCGAGACACCAACGCGGCCGAGCGCGGGCATCAACACCAAGTAGCGGCCGGGAATGCTGATGTAGGTCGACAGGGTTGGACCCTTGGTCCCAATCCCTTCTTTAATGACTTGCACCAGCACTTCGTCGCCACGGCGAAAAATCTCTTGAATCGGCGGCTTGATGCGTGGGCGGCCACCACGGGGCGGACGCCGCTGGCGCTGTTGGCGTTGCGGCGGACGGTCACCTTCTTCGCCACCCTCTTCGTCGCTGTCGCCGTTGTCGTCTTCACCGGTATCGATATCAGCATTGCGGCCGCCCATCATCGCTTCGGCCGGGTCGAAACCACCTTGGCGGAAGTATTGCGACTCGACATCGCTGATGTGCAGAAAGCCGTTGCGGCCGACGCCGAAGTCGACGAACGCAGCCTGAATGCTTGGCTCCAGGTTTACGATCCGCCCACGATAGATATTGCCGACGTAATTGTCCGCACTCGCGCGCTCGATGTACAGCTCTTCCAGCAGGCCATCCTCAATGATGGCAATTCGGCACTCCTCGGGCTGCGAGACATTCACCAACATTTCGCTTTTCATGGACTCGTTTTCTCTCGTGATTTGAAGGCCCGCCCTGGCACCTATCCTCCGGCGCAGCTGGTCGTAACCAGCCGTCATGTCCGCCGGCCAGTGTTGGTTCGGCCACCGTCGATAACGACGCGCAACTCGCAGACCAACGAACCAATGCTGGGCGAAAGCCAGCCGCGCAGCGCGGGAGAGTGGCCCGGCGAGGCGCGTGATTCGCGCTCTCGCAGTTTGATGTGGGCCGCCAAGGGCGCTGCCGCCAGCAGCTTTCGCTCGAGCTGGCTGGCTCGCGACGATAGCCGTCAGGGCAAAAAACAGACGTATACGCAACGTGTACGAAAGCCCGCGAACGGGCGCTAGCAGCCACTTGGGCTTCAGCCGATGAGTCCAGTTGATAGCAACGGGCGAGCCGTGTCGAACGAGTCGACTCGCCTGGCGCTAATCGCGCAATTCTGTGCGCGGTTGTACCTTGCCCCGGGAGGGCCGGCCACAAGGACCGGGCATCGAGCGTGAATGGCAAGGTTGGCAACATCGTGAGTGAGGAACAGAGTAGCTGCGAGCTCTCCGGCCTGATGGCACCCCCCATGCTGACAGCCAGCAAACGAGCGCATCACGCCGAGACTATGGGCGATTATTATGCCGGAAACCAGCCCGCTTCGCGACACCAAACCCCGTTCGGGCCAGAGTTTCTGGCGAATTCTTGGGGCGGCGGCAGTTTAGTAGCCATTTTTTCGCACACCCCGCTTGAGCGAGTCCCAAGTTCCAGCCCCCCTCGCCCTCGATTGTTGCTTGTTCCGCCCTCGTTTAGTCGGCGTCGCCCCGGCGCTCCGAGTCTTCATCGTCGTCGTCGTCATCATCGGCGTCGCTGTTGTAGACTTCGAGCGGGACAACCACGACGAGGATCTCTTCGACGTTCACGATGCCGCCGGGAGCCGGGTACTTGCTCAGGCGATGGGCGACCTCGGCCACGACAAGAATCTCGGCGGTGATGGCCATCACCTGCTCACCTTCGCGCGGCACGTGATCGGTGCGGACGAGAAAGTTCTGATAGTCGTCGATATTGACCTCGTTCATCGCGAGGTTGAGGTCGGGCATATAGACGAAGCGAATCGGCGTCCGTCTGCTGGCGGTGCTCCCGGGAAATTTCCGGGGCGGACCTCCTCGGGGGCGCTTCGTCATGCAACTGCTTTCCGATGTCGGGAGTCGGGCGTGGGCAGAGACCGCTGCGGCGGTACTCATCTACTCTAATCGAAACTTGCAGCTGGCAAGGCTCGTCGCGGTGCCCGCCGCACTATAGGCTTCCGCACCACAGGATTCTCGGCCTCCGCCCACCTCAAAGCGTAACACTATATCGCGATTAGCGCGATTCTGAGAGGCGTCTTTTGCGGTAAGTGCCGATTATGCCGGGGCGGCAGGCAGCCCTCACCTCGCATTGCCCAGAAAGCAGCAAAGGTCGTAGTCCAACTGGCACTCAATGTCATCTGGTTAACCCACTCGCTTGCGAGGGTGAACTGTAAAATCGCAGAACTAGCAGTTCAGCGGCCGCAAGCGGCTCGGTTAACCAGGTTTGGCAACCTGACATCCATCGAGGATTAAGCGACTACGCCCTTTGCTCACCGCTCCAAAGATATTCCCTCGCTTGATCGGTTGCGGCAAGCCAGCGGCCACCGTCGGTTTCCATGGGGTTCCAGTCCGAACCAGCGACGACTCGTCCCAATGAATACTCGACGCGAAAGCGAACTCGATCTGCCAGAATTTCCTGAATCCAATTGATCGCATGTTCGGCGGCTTCACGCTGCCGGTCCTCTTTCCGCTCGGCTCGCGATGGAGAACATTCGAAGTGGCGATGACTGATCTTTCCCACCGCTACAGTGAGTTCGTCACCATCGTTGTGGACGACGAGATCACCGACCTCGGGCGCCCTTGCTGGAACGCGGAGAATCTTTGTCGCGTCAGCAGTCCGGTGCAGTTGCAGAACATCGGGCAAAAGCCCGAAGAACACGTTCGCGAGCTTGGGTGACGGTGCGGACATAAGTCTGACGGCTAATTGCCTATACTCTTGCACGGCAGTCAAGTTAATCTGCTCTGCGACCAAGGGAAAGAACTCGAATTGTCTCAAGCAGCAAACGTGGGTCGGGCACCCCGTCCCTTACGAAGGGGCATTCCATTTTTGGTTGCGCACCGCCCTGCACGACGATCCGATACGCTTCGAGCATTGCCTCGCTGAACCGCTCTGGTTCGTTAGGGACGTGGTCTTTGGCCTACCCATTACCCACTATCGGCTGCAGCTGCTCAATTCATCTTTTTGGCAGCGATGAAGACATACTCGAGGCCCGAGTAGATGGTGATCGCGATGGAACCCCAGACGGCGATGGGCAGCACGACTCCCAACCAATCGGGCAGCGGGGTGCCTGCTCCGTACTGGGCAAAGTGACGGAGGGCAACGAGGCTGGCAACGACCGCGAGGCATTGCACGACCATCTTCACCTTGCCGGCCCACTTGGCCGAAAAATCGCCGCCGCTTCCCTCAATCACCGAGCGGAGCGCGGTGACGAGCAATTCGCGCCCCATCACGACGGTGGCCATCCAGGCGGCGATGCCTGAGTTCACTTCGGCCGCAAGAAAGATGTAGGTGCCGCAAATGATGATCTTATCGACGAACGGATCGAGTACGCGCCCCAGCTTGGTCACCTGGCCATACTTGCGGGCCCAGTAGCCATCCATCCAATCGGTGCTGGCGGCGATCACGAACACAATCAGCGCGGCCGTGAATTGGTGCAGGGGAATGAGCACGAACACGGCGATCGCCAAGACGAGCCGCACCATTGTGATGATGTTGGGCACATTCCAGATATCGTTCTCGGTGCCGCGCGCGGTAATTGCGTTGAGCTGAGCTGTGGCGTGCTTTTTCTTTTTGGTGGTCATGTGTATGTAGCGAGGGTTGAGATTCGCGGCCCACCATTCGATTTGATGATGTGCGAACCTAGGGCGACTCGGATGTCGGCGGATTCACCGCAACTCGTTTGCCCGTGTAATAGCTTTCGCGGGCGGCGATGACGACCGACAGTGCGCGGTAGGCATCTTCCAGGTCGTTCACTTTGCGCACCAGGCTCGTCACGCCCCGATAGAACTGCATGAGTAGATGTTCGCCGACGGGACGCTCGCTGTCGAGCGATTCCAAGTGCCGGCCCGCTTCGTCGAACCAGGTGAGGGACGACGGCAGGTCGATGAAGGCCATCCCCCGCTCGCAGCAAACTTGCAAAGCAGCTGGTGGGCGAAAGGAGACCGCTTCGGGCCAGGACGACGGCATATAGCGGCCGCAACTGATTTGCGCGACCGGGCCAACGCCAATTTCGCCAGGAGGGGAAAAATCGAGGCTCATCATTTGATAATCGTCGCCATCGGGCTGGCCGGTGAGGCTGTGGCGAATGCCCATGACCGAAGTTGGCTCCAGGCCGGCGACATAGCGGCACCAATCGACCTGCTCGATCATTTCGCGCTGCATGGTCGGGCAATTGCGGGTCGGGCGGCGACCGTGGCCAGCAGGTTCGACGGACGAGCGGCGATGGCAGAAGAGGAGTCGCGGCTTGCCCAGACGCGTCGCAATCAGTTCCTTCATGCGAATGGTCGCGGGAGCTAAACGGCGGGGAAATTCCGCCATGAAGGCAATGCCTGCCTCTTCGACCCTCTTCTTCAACATGGCCGCTTCGGCGGGAGTGTCGATATCGAGGGCCGCGCCGCAATAAACGCTCTTGCCATAGTCGCAGGCCGCGATGATCGGCAGCGGGCCGTACCACTGGGGTGAGAGAATCAAGACTACATCGATATCGCTACGAGCACAGAGGGCCCGAAAGCCGTCCATTTCTTCCGCGCGAAAGTCCTTGGCCGCTTGTTCGGCCAGATGGGCCACTTCACAGCAGATGGCTTTGATTTCAAAGCGATCGGAGAGGGCCCGCAGGGCGTGCCGATGCCGACTTTCCCAGGCGTCTCCCAAACCCACGATCCCGGCTCGCAGTTTCATGCTCGATCGTCAGCCTGGTTTTACCTCGGTTGTGTCCCTGCGCGGCCGCCTGCGGCAGTCGAGTTGCGCAGCGAATAGTATAGTGCGAGAAAGATCGTTTGTCTTGGCAGTTTCGAAGGAAGTCTGCGGTGCGAGTGATTCCGGTCATCGATCTGAAAGAAGGACTCGTCGTGCGCGGCGTGGGGGGGCGGCGCGACGAATACCGCCCCATCGTCAGCGAACTCGTCCATTCGTCCCATCCCGGGGCAGTCGCGACCGCGCTCAAAATCGCCTTCGAATTCAACGAAATCTACGTGGCCGATCTCGATGCGATCATGCTGGGCATTCCCGACATCGAATCCTGGCAAGCGATCGCCGAAACCGGTTTTTCGCTCCTCCTCGATGCGGGTGTTAGCACGGCTGACGAAGCGGCGACAACCTGGCAACGGCTAACGAGGTTGCCGACCGAGAATTCTCGCCTGGTACTGGGGCTTGAGTCGTGGAGTGGTCCAGACGAACTGCAGCAACTGGCCGCCGCGGGTCTGATTCCGCTCGAACGAGTTGTCTTCAGTCTCGATTTGCAAGAAGGCCGACCGATTACGACCGACGCGGCTTGGAAAAAAATGACTGCGGCCGAGATCGCCGCAGCAGTGCTGCGCTGTGGCATTCGCAGTCTGATCGTGCTCGATCTGGCCGCTGTGGGGAGCGGTCGGGGCATCTCGACGCTCCCGCTCGTGCGAATGCTAAGGGGGGCTTATCCGCAGTTAGAGATCATCGCGGGGGGAGGAGTTCGCGCAAAGCAGGACTTGAGCGATCTTTCGCAAGCCGGTGGGTCGGCCGTGCTCGTTGCTTCGGCCCTGCACGACGGTCGACTCTCGCCCGGCGATCTGCGCTGAGGTGACAAATAGTCGTAGATGACAAATTCTTCAGACCGTGTGCAAATGACCTGAAAACCGCTGCAGATCGTCCCTTTCCGTCGGTTTTTCGGCAAGTTACGATAGGGCCTCTCTCCTTGTCGCCGGCTTCCTTTGGCCGCTAGTTCAGCCCTTCAGCTAACGATACGAACTTCGATGATGAACCCGCCAGTGAAGAGCGCCCTCCTGTGCGCTGCCATGATCTTGTCCGGTGTTTGGTGTGCGACGGAATTCCCCGCCGCGGCCCACGCGCAAGAGCCCGCGACTCCGGCCACAACTCCTGCCGAGGCAGAGGCCAAAACAGCGGATCAAGCTGCTCAAGGAACACCCGCAGCGACGCCGGACGACCACGCTCATGCCGCCGGCCACGAAGGCGAGCACGACGCCGCGCATGCCGCGCATAGCAATATGGGATTGGAACTGCCGCTAGTATCTGTGCTGCCATTCGTGTTGCTGCTGCTGTGCATCGCGATCTTCCCTCTGGTCAGTCCCCACTGGTGGGAACACAACACCAACAAGGGAATCATCGTTGCCCTCCTTTCAGTACCGCTGGCTGCGTATCTGGTCTACGCCTTTGGTACTGCCGGCGTACACGAGATTGCCGAAAAACTGCACGAATACGTTTCGTTCATGATTCTGCTGGCCGCGCTCTATGTCATCAGCGGCGGCATCTATATCAAAGGTTCGCTCAACGGCACACCGCTGGCCAATACGATGCTCTTGCTCATTGGCGCCTTGCTCGCCAGCTTCATCGGCACGACCGGTGCTTCGGTGCTCCTCATTCGTCCGCTGTTGCGAGCCAACCGCACCCGCAAACAGGTGGCTCACATCGTCGTGTTCTTCATCT
Above is a window of Anatilimnocola aggregata DNA encoding:
- a CDS encoding DUF1552 domain-containing protein, whose product is MATSTAVTRLLNQSSRRSFLRAAGVTLALPMLDALQPKLRAGEKKVVPRRMVCICTPLSVNPNYFFPTDTGRDYTLSPYLEPLAELRNDFSVISGLSHPDVGSSHDSIFSFLTAAPHPEIRAGFRNSISLDQFAAEHLGGQTRFPSLSLSAEGFGLSWTRSGALVPPDLYPASVFAKMFLDGRPDEVESQKRRLRNGKSILDTLHAQAKQLNPAIGTRDREKLDEYFTSVRELEQRMVVQQEWANRPKPKVDAKQPANNMNSADLIGKNRLMFDLIHLAIQTDSTRLITMLLLGTSNVPPIQGISAGHHDLSHHGQDPKKIEQLKILELEKMKTVQELLSKLKNTQEEGESLLDRTMVYFSSNLGNASNHSTKNLPILFAGGGFNHGQHLAFDPKSPPPLSNLYLSMLHRLGIPSDKFGSSSGTLTGLAAKA
- a CDS encoding Rne/Rng family ribonuclease, with translation MKSEMLVNVSQPEECRIAIIEDGLLEELYIERASADNYVGNIYRGRIVNLEPSIQAAFVDFGVGRNGFLHISDVESQYFRQGGFDPAEAMMGGRNADIDTGEDDNGDSDEEGGEEGDRPPQRQQRQRRPPRGGRPRIKPPIQEIFRRGDEVLVQVIKEGIGTKGPTLSTYISIPGRYLVLMPALGRVGVSRKIEDDQLRRTLRDTLLELNPPKGLGFIVRTAGQDRAKKELSRDMAYLLRLWKVIVRRLRKTTGPGVIYEESDMIIRTIRDIFTAEIDAIYIDQADAYERAKEFLQLVMPRHVNRLHHYDGREPLFHKYKLDQEIAGIHKRKVPLRGGGSIVIDQTEALVAIDVNSGNFRTGDDAETSAFKLNISAAKEIARQLRLRDLGGVVVNDFIDMRREKHRRGVERALRDAMRRDRARTKILRTSPFGLIEMTRQRIRPSLKTAVYSDCPCCTGRGVVKTAESMAIEVVRLLMLASQQPKIARATVKVSEPVGAYLNNKKRREITRLEDDCNMSVQILSSATVFPEHLEIDLRDVEGREIVLPV
- the pgsA gene encoding CDP-diacylglycerol--glycerol-3-phosphate 3-phosphatidyltransferase — its product is MTTKKKKHATAQLNAITARGTENDIWNVPNIITMVRLVLAIAVFVLIPLHQFTAALIVFVIAASTDWMDGYWARKYGQVTKLGRVLDPFVDKIIICGTYIFLAAEVNSGIAAWMATVVMGRELLVTALRSVIEGSGGDFSAKWAGKVKMVVQCLAVVASLVALRHFAQYGAGTPLPDWLGVVLPIAVWGSIAITIYSGLEYVFIAAKKMN
- a CDS encoding Gfo/Idh/MocA family protein — its product is MKLRAGIVGLGDAWESRHRHALRALSDRFEIKAICCEVAHLAEQAAKDFRAEEMDGFRALCARSDIDVVLILSPQWYGPLPIIAACDYGKSVYCGAALDIDTPAEAAMLKKRVEEAGIAFMAEFPRRLAPATIRMKELIATRLGKPRLLFCHRRSSVEPAGHGRRPTRNCPTMQREMIEQVDWCRYVAGLEPTSVMGIRHSLTGQPDGDDYQMMSLDFSPPGEIGVGPVAQISCGRYMPSSWPEAVSFRPPAALQVCCERGMAFIDLPSSLTWFDEAGRHLESLDSERPVGEHLLMQFYRGVTSLVRKVNDLEDAYRALSVVIAARESYYTGKRVAVNPPTSESP
- a CDS encoding HisA/HisF-related TIM barrel protein, encoding MRVIPVIDLKEGLVVRGVGGRRDEYRPIVSELVHSSHPGAVATALKIAFEFNEIYVADLDAIMLGIPDIESWQAIAETGFSLLLDAGVSTADEAATTWQRLTRLPTENSRLVLGLESWSGPDELQQLAAAGLIPLERVVFSLDLQEGRPITTDAAWKKMTAAEIAAAVLRCGIRSLIVLDLAAVGSGRGISTLPLVRMLRGAYPQLEIIAGGGVRAKQDLSDLSQAGGSAVLVASALHDGRLSPGDLR